One genomic window of Candidatus Pseudobacter hemicellulosilyticus includes the following:
- a CDS encoding TonB-dependent receptor, whose amino-acid sequence MKKLFLVATLLCGLISTALAQRSPSVKGMVANDNGQPLEGVTVRALNKSTQQEKMTVSDSLGKFSFISLPDGGYTFFFSSVNYQEQQLSNYQVKEGKTVSLLVKMSTAYNKMNEVVVVAYGTQKRKEVTGAISSVGRGELKDQPVSSFTEAIAGQIPGVQVQLNTGEPGAALNVRVRGAGSVTANNNPLYVLDGFPLAAENLSNLNTSDIVSIEVLKDASATAIYGSRGSNGVVMITTRRGANAMPRVNFTMNQGIQQVTKKVDVLSPEEYVDFALDATNYSWVQKGGKADDPNSVRQPLYQIAPYFLSPDQWTYTNWQDQIFRSAPMADYNLNVSGGNDNLRYMLAGGYFDQKGIIHNTHYQRYSARVNLDGKISPRVKWAFTMNPNYSVSDKALSSGRWSTGAVGSALALPGFFPVQNADGTYPSFAGFGYNTSNGGNPVQLLNQTDGTDNTLRLITNGNVQVSLLKNLVYKINAGIDYNNFKSSFYKSTALPSISDLQPGGSYSASDNMNWLVENTLEYNWEKGEHRVNVLGGQSAQKNFLKEAYIEGNSYPNDLVKTLNASQITSAGTREEEWALTSYFARINYAFRDKYYVSAAIRTDGSSRFGASKKWGRFPSISAGWRISDEVFMKNIHAVNELKLRVSHGLTGNNFIPNYGAIGLLRNSNYVFGAGNGSLVSSLNPSTTGNPNLSWENATQTNLGLDLGLFANRVYLSVDYYNKINANLLLDVPVPSIMGVTTSLQNIGEVKNYGMEFALTTRNLVGDFSWTTTANLSFNRNKVMKLGPNGDPILQTSAAGSSATHITMIGKPIGSFYGFIFEGVYNTVEEINSRAHLSTDKPGDPIIRDVLADGKITMDDRTIIGNPYPDYTFGLDNHFKYKSFDLRVLVYGVQGNEILNLSKYFTGSMTGRLNALGEARDRWRSPEEPGNGKLFRASLDIAGYRRMPSTYYVEDASFVRLKNITLGYTVPAGLLRSIHVADARIFLSVQNLHTWTNYQMYNPEATMNQYNSQLTPGVDQDIFPLSKTFTAGINLTF is encoded by the coding sequence ATGAAAAAGTTATTCTTAGTGGCCACGCTGCTCTGCGGGCTGATCAGCACGGCGCTGGCCCAGCGATCGCCTTCTGTAAAAGGAATGGTGGCCAACGACAACGGACAGCCCCTGGAGGGCGTAACTGTACGGGCCCTCAACAAAAGCACGCAGCAGGAAAAAATGACCGTCTCTGATTCTCTTGGCAAATTCAGTTTTATCAGCCTGCCGGATGGTGGCTATACTTTTTTCTTTTCTTCCGTCAATTACCAGGAACAGCAGCTCAGCAATTACCAGGTTAAAGAAGGGAAGACCGTTTCCCTCCTGGTGAAGATGAGTACTGCCTACAATAAGATGAACGAAGTAGTGGTAGTGGCCTATGGCACCCAGAAAAGAAAGGAAGTGACCGGCGCTATATCTTCTGTAGGTCGCGGCGAGCTGAAGGACCAGCCCGTCAGCTCTTTTACTGAAGCTATTGCCGGCCAGATCCCCGGTGTGCAGGTGCAGCTCAATACCGGTGAGCCGGGCGCTGCCCTCAATGTCCGCGTTCGCGGCGCCGGTTCTGTAACGGCCAATAATAACCCGCTCTATGTACTGGACGGTTTTCCTTTAGCGGCTGAGAACCTGAGCAACCTCAATACCAGTGATATTGTGTCCATCGAGGTGCTGAAAGATGCTTCCGCTACCGCCATCTACGGTTCCCGCGGCTCCAACGGGGTAGTGATGATCACCACCAGGCGTGGCGCCAACGCCATGCCCCGCGTGAATTTCACCATGAACCAGGGCATCCAGCAGGTGACTAAAAAAGTGGATGTGCTCAGTCCCGAAGAATATGTTGACTTTGCCCTGGACGCCACCAATTATTCCTGGGTGCAGAAAGGTGGGAAGGCTGATGATCCCAATTCTGTGCGGCAGCCCCTCTACCAGATAGCCCCTTATTTTTTATCGCCGGATCAGTGGACCTATACCAACTGGCAGGACCAGATCTTCCGCTCAGCGCCTATGGCCGATTATAACCTCAACGTCAGCGGCGGCAATGACAACCTCCGCTATATGCTGGCCGGTGGTTATTTTGACCAGAAAGGCATTATCCACAATACCCACTACCAGCGCTATTCCGCCCGGGTGAACCTGGATGGCAAAATATCCCCGCGTGTGAAATGGGCTTTTACCATGAACCCTAATTACAGCGTGAGCGATAAAGCCCTGTCCAGCGGCCGCTGGTCTACCGGCGCCGTGGGCAGCGCCCTGGCCCTGCCAGGTTTCTTTCCTGTGCAGAATGCTGATGGTACCTATCCCAGCTTTGCCGGTTTTGGTTATAATACCTCCAATGGCGGTAACCCTGTGCAGTTGCTTAACCAGACCGATGGGACAGATAATACGCTTCGCCTGATCACCAATGGTAACGTGCAGGTCAGCCTGCTGAAGAACCTGGTGTATAAGATCAATGCGGGGATCGATTATAACAATTTCAAAAGTTCTTTTTACAAAAGCACCGCCCTGCCCAGCATCAGCGACCTGCAGCCGGGTGGTTCCTACAGCGCCAGCGATAATATGAACTGGCTGGTGGAAAATACCCTGGAGTACAACTGGGAAAAGGGTGAGCATCGCGTGAATGTACTGGGCGGCCAATCGGCCCAGAAGAACTTCCTCAAGGAAGCCTATATAGAGGGCAACAGTTATCCCAACGACCTGGTAAAGACCCTCAACGCCAGCCAGATCACCAGCGCCGGCACCCGTGAGGAAGAATGGGCCCTCACCAGTTATTTTGCCCGGATCAACTATGCTTTCCGCGATAAATACTATGTATCCGCCGCAATCCGTACCGATGGCTCTTCCCGCTTTGGCGCCAGCAAAAAATGGGGCCGCTTTCCTTCCATATCCGCCGGCTGGCGTATCTCGGATGAGGTCTTTATGAAGAATATCCATGCCGTGAATGAGCTGAAGCTGCGTGTCAGCCATGGACTCACCGGCAACAATTTTATTCCCAACTACGGCGCCATCGGTCTGCTGCGCAATAGCAACTATGTATTTGGCGCCGGCAACGGCAGCCTGGTCAGCAGCCTCAATCCCAGCACCACAGGCAATCCTAACCTGAGCTGGGAGAACGCCACCCAGACCAACCTGGGCCTGGACCTGGGTCTCTTTGCCAACAGGGTCTACCTCTCCGTGGATTATTACAATAAGATCAACGCCAACCTGCTGCTGGATGTGCCGGTGCCCAGTATCATGGGCGTGACCACCAGTCTGCAGAATATTGGCGAGGTGAAGAACTACGGGATGGAATTTGCCCTGACCACCCGCAACCTGGTAGGTGATTTTTCCTGGACCACCACGGCCAACCTCAGCTTTAACCGCAATAAGGTGATGAAGCTGGGACCCAATGGTGATCCCATTCTCCAGACCAGTGCCGCCGGCTCTTCCGCCACGCATATCACCATGATCGGTAAACCTATCGGCAGCTTTTACGGGTTCATTTTTGAAGGGGTATACAATACGGTGGAAGAGATCAACAGTCGCGCCCACCTCAGCACCGACAAACCCGGTGATCCCATTATCCGCGATGTACTGGCGGATGGAAAGATCACCATGGACGACCGAACCATTATTGGCAACCCTTACCCGGACTATACTTTCGGGCTCGACAACCATTTCAAATATAAAAGCTTTGACCTGCGCGTACTGGTCTATGGCGTCCAGGGCAACGAGATACTTAACCTCTCCAAGTATTTCACCGGCTCTATGACCGGCCGTCTCAACGCATTGGGGGAGGCCCGCGACCGCTGGCGCTCGCCCGAAGAACCGGGCAATGGCAAGCTGTTCCGCGCCAGCCTGGATATTGCCGGCTATCGCCGTATGCCCTCCACCTATTATGTGGAAGATGCATCCTTTGTCCGCCTGAAAAATATCACCCTCGGTTATACAGTACCGGCAGGCCTTCTGCGCAGTATCCATGTGGCCGATGCCCGGATCTTTTTATCCGTGCAGAACCTGCATACCTGGACCAATTACCAGATGTACAACCCGGAAGCTACCATGAACCAGTACAATTCCCAGCTTACGCCCGGGGTAGACCAGGATATCTTCCCCCTCTCCAAAACATTTACCGCAGGCATCAACTTAACTTTTTAA